In Artemia franciscana unplaced genomic scaffold, ASM3288406v1 Scaffold_4200, whole genome shotgun sequence, a single genomic region encodes these proteins:
- the LOC136043268 gene encoding paired box protein Pax-3-like encodes MSHKRAQKRCRTKFTTRQTGELEHTFEETLYGDICTGEGLALKNNNTKNINRNSMRMREASVVLKRLSAEEIDILMNKKSKYPDTNLKSPRGRRSEEGTDGESTEGIFLKRKQRRRIPLTAYQTNKLESTFKPDQDPDIFTREGLSQRIKLTKARKQLILQYVVL; translated from the exons ATGAGTCATAAAAGAGCCCAAAAGAGATGTAGAACTAAATTCACAACACGCCAAACGGGTGAATTAGAACACACCTTTGAAGAAACTCTATATGGAGATATTTGCACTGGAGAAGGATTGGCTTTGAAGAATAACAACACCAAG aatataaatCGAAATTCGATGAGAATGAGAGAAGCCAGTGTCGTTTTAAAAAGACTTTCAGCGGAAGAAATTGACATATTAATGAACAAGAAATCAAAATATCCTGATACAAACCTAAAAAGTCCTAGAG gAAGAAGGAGTGAAGAAGGAACTGACGGAGAATCTactgaaggaatttttcttaaGAGGAAACAAAGGCGCAGAATTCCGCTTACCGCATATCAAACGAATAAATTAGAATCCACGTTTAAACCAGATCAGGATCCTGATATTTTCACAAGAGAAGGATTGTCTCAGAGGATTAAACTTACAAAGGCaagaaaacaacttattttgcAATACGTAGTTCTGTAG